The following are encoded together in the Thiobacillus sp. SCUT-2 genome:
- a CDS encoding restriction endonuclease, translated as MARLKHSLVEGIIELTSKLPWWAGVALAIAAYLWLHNVASTDVTIVAQPGQMGKSAVSAAFQSLAVFGQYLLPLAFLVGAAVSAYGRYRRRALHEQVAASPDAGALNAMSWRQFESVVGEAFRRKGYSVAEKGGGGADGGIDLVLKKQGETFLAQCKQWRAVKVGVNIVRELYGVMAARGATGGFVVTSGVFTDEARAFAKGRNIELMDGKALHALIAGVKPPPKFFRDPLSVMTTGAPFCPECQSRMVKRKAKRGANAGQEFWGCTRYPDCKGTRAA; from the coding sequence TTGGCGCGACTGAAGCACTCTCTCGTTGAAGGCATCATCGAACTCACCAGCAAGCTGCCCTGGTGGGCCGGCGTGGCGCTCGCGATTGCCGCGTATCTCTGGCTGCACAACGTGGCGAGCACGGACGTGACGATCGTCGCCCAGCCCGGCCAGATGGGGAAATCCGCCGTCAGTGCGGCTTTTCAGTCGCTCGCCGTGTTCGGCCAGTACCTGCTGCCCCTGGCGTTCCTCGTCGGTGCGGCGGTGTCGGCGTATGGCCGTTACAGGCGGCGCGCCTTGCATGAGCAGGTGGCGGCGAGCCCCGACGCGGGTGCGCTCAACGCCATGAGCTGGCGGCAGTTCGAGTCGGTGGTGGGCGAGGCCTTTCGCCGCAAGGGCTATTCGGTGGCCGAGAAGGGCGGCGGCGGGGCCGACGGCGGCATCGATCTGGTGCTGAAGAAGCAGGGCGAGACCTTTCTCGCGCAGTGCAAGCAGTGGCGCGCGGTCAAGGTGGGCGTGAACATCGTGCGCGAGCTCTACGGGGTGATGGCGGCCCGGGGGGCCACGGGCGGGTTCGTGGTGACGTCCGGCGTGTTCACCGACGAGGCGCGCGCGTTTGCCAAGGGCCGGAACATCGAGCTGATGGACGGCAAGGCGCTGCACGCGCTGATCGCCGGGGTGAAGCCGCCGCCCAAGTTTTTCCGCGACCCGCTCAGCGTGATGACGACCGGCGCGCCATTCTGCCCGGAATGCCAGAGCCGGATGGTGAAGCGCAAGGCCAAGCGGGGGGCCAACGCGGGGCAGGAATTCTGGGGATGCACGCGCTATCCGGACTGCAAGGGCACGCGGGCGGCCTGA
- a CDS encoding Lpp/OprI family alanine-zipper lipoprotein, translated as MMQARSFKTQSILAASLVALAMLGGCATTDAMTKAQSTADQAMSKADAAATTANSAKADAAQASQKADQANATANSAKSTADEAKSTADAAKAEVDKLAEKIDRMFKKTMQK; from the coding sequence ATGATGCAAGCACGCTCGTTCAAGACCCAGTCCATCCTGGCAGCCTCGCTGGTTGCCCTCGCCATGCTGGGTGGCTGCGCCACCACCGATGCGATGACCAAGGCCCAGAGCACCGCCGACCAGGCGATGTCGAAGGCCGACGCCGCCGCCACCACCGCCAATTCCGCCAAGGCCGATGCGGCGCAGGCTTCGCAGAAGGCCGACCAGGCCAACGCGACCGCCAACAGCGCCAAGTCCACCGCCGACGAAGCCAAGTCGACCGCCGACGCCGCCAAGGCCGAAGTCGACAAGCTGGCCGAGAAGATCGACCGCATGTTCAAGAAGACGATGCAGAAGTGA
- a CDS encoding (2Fe-2S)-binding protein, whose amino-acid sequence MITLNVNGTPHQLDVAPDTPLLWALRDTLHLTGTKYGCGEALCGACTVHVDGSPTRACSVPVSAVAGRKITTIEAVDRNRVGKAVQDAWRKLDVVQCGYCQSGQIMSAVALLSQNRKPTDADIDNAMSGNLCRCATYIRIRAAIHEAARALA is encoded by the coding sequence ATGATCACCCTGAACGTGAACGGCACGCCGCATCAGCTCGACGTCGCCCCCGACACGCCGCTGCTGTGGGCGCTGCGCGACACGCTGCATCTCACCGGCACCAAGTACGGCTGCGGCGAGGCCCTGTGCGGCGCCTGCACGGTGCACGTCGACGGCTCGCCGACGCGCGCGTGCTCGGTCCCGGTGTCGGCCGTGGCCGGCCGCAAGATCACGACCATCGAGGCGGTCGACAGGAACCGCGTCGGCAAGGCGGTGCAGGATGCCTGGCGCAAGCTCGACGTGGTGCAGTGCGGCTACTGCCAGTCGGGCCAGATCATGAGCGCGGTGGCGCTGTTGAGCCAGAACCGCAAGCCCACCGACGCCGACATCGACAACGCGATGTCGGGCAACCTGTGCCGCTGCGCGACCTACATCCGCATCCGCGCGGCGATCCACGAAGCCGCCAGGGCCCTGGCCTAG
- the sohB gene encoding protease SohB produces the protein MNSFASHYALFLAEAATLVLAALALVAGLGFLSRRKARHPGAIQVVDVNRQLEAAGDRIEALRLSKKGLKALQKQRKAERKARQQGEAGPCSYLIDFKGDIRASAFVALREEITAILQVARPGDDVLLRLESPGGMVNRYGLAAAQLLRLRDARLPLTVMVDTVAASGGYLMAATADTIVASPFALVGSIGVIAQIPNFHRWLQARDIDWEQFTAGQFKRTVTVFGENTEAGRAKLREELEDIHARFRAFVHERRAHLDMDTVGTGEAWLGSRARELGLVDELGTSDEVIRRACQGGRVLQVSYQRKMTLPERVRMSAQAAWDGIWQPPSPLG, from the coding sequence ATGAACAGTTTCGCCTCGCACTACGCGCTGTTTCTCGCCGAAGCCGCCACCCTCGTGCTGGCCGCCCTCGCGCTCGTCGCCGGGCTCGGCTTCCTGTCGCGCCGCAAGGCCAGGCACCCCGGCGCCATCCAGGTGGTCGACGTCAACCGCCAGCTGGAGGCCGCCGGCGACCGCATCGAGGCGCTGCGGCTGTCGAAGAAGGGCCTCAAGGCCCTGCAGAAGCAGCGCAAGGCCGAACGCAAGGCGCGCCAGCAGGGGGAGGCCGGGCCGTGCAGCTACCTCATCGACTTCAAGGGCGACATCCGCGCCTCCGCCTTCGTCGCGCTGCGCGAGGAGATCACCGCGATCCTGCAGGTCGCCCGGCCGGGCGACGACGTGCTGCTGCGGCTGGAGAGCCCCGGCGGCATGGTCAACCGCTACGGCCTCGCCGCCGCCCAGCTGCTGCGCCTGCGCGACGCCAGGCTGCCGCTCACCGTGATGGTCGACACCGTCGCCGCCAGCGGCGGCTACCTCATGGCCGCCACCGCAGACACGATCGTCGCTTCACCCTTTGCGCTGGTCGGCTCCATCGGCGTCATCGCGCAGATCCCCAACTTCCACCGCTGGCTGCAGGCGCGCGACATCGACTGGGAGCAGTTCACCGCCGGCCAGTTCAAGCGCACCGTCACCGTGTTCGGCGAGAACACCGAAGCCGGCCGCGCCAAGCTGCGCGAGGAACTGGAGGACATCCACGCACGCTTCCGCGCCTTCGTGCACGAGCGCCGCGCCCACCTCGACATGGACACCGTCGGCACCGGCGAAGCCTGGCTCGGCAGCCGGGCGCGGGAGCTGGGCCTGGTCGACGAACTCGGCACCAGCGACGAGGTCATCCGCCGCGCCTGCCAGGGGGGCAGGGTGCTGCAGGTGAGCTACCAGCGCAAGATGACGCTGCCGGAGCGGGTGAGGATGTCGGCGCAGGCGGCTTGGGACGGGATTTGGCAGCCGCCTTCGCCGCTGGGGTGA
- a CDS encoding XdhC family protein, which produces MDSQDSQVLGAVRRWAQAGHRFALVTVARTWGSAPRPPGAWMALRDDGQVQGSVSGGCIEDDLIARMAAGEFRGTRPFVQRYGVTVDEARRFGLPCGGTLELVIEPAPDAAALDELARRTAAGELALRTVDLDRGTVAIRDGCRSDALAWDGRRLTTLHGPAWRLLIIGAGQISRILASMAQALDYQVWVCDPRVEYSGGWDVAGATLLPGMPDNAVVDLDLDPRSAVVALTHDPKLDDMALLEALKSPAFYVGALGSRANSARRRERLRQHFDLSDAEVARLHGPVGLPIGSRTPPEIAVSILAEMTAAKNGVPAAAPATEAPAADRAGCRVD; this is translated from the coding sequence ATGGACAGCCAGGACAGCCAGGTGCTCGGCGCGGTGCGCCGCTGGGCGCAGGCGGGACACCGCTTCGCGCTCGTCACCGTGGCGCGCACCTGGGGCTCGGCGCCGCGCCCGCCCGGCGCCTGGATGGCGCTGCGCGACGACGGCCAGGTGCAGGGCTCGGTGTCGGGCGGCTGCATCGAGGACGACCTGATCGCCCGCATGGCCGCCGGCGAATTCCGCGGCACCCGGCCCTTCGTCCAGCGCTACGGCGTCACCGTCGACGAGGCGCGCCGCTTCGGCCTGCCCTGCGGCGGCACGCTCGAACTCGTGATCGAGCCGGCGCCCGACGCGGCCGCGCTCGACGAGCTCGCGCGCCGCACCGCCGCCGGCGAGCTGGCGCTGCGCACGGTCGACCTCGACCGCGGCACCGTGGCGATCCGCGACGGCTGCCGCAGCGATGCGCTCGCCTGGGACGGCCGCCGGCTCACCACGCTGCATGGCCCGGCGTGGCGGCTGCTGATCATCGGCGCCGGCCAGATCTCGCGCATCCTCGCGTCGATGGCGCAGGCGCTCGACTACCAGGTGTGGGTGTGCGACCCGCGCGTCGAGTACAGCGGCGGCTGGGACGTGGCGGGCGCGACGCTGCTGCCGGGCATGCCCGACAACGCCGTCGTCGACCTCGATCTCGACCCGCGCAGCGCGGTCGTGGCGCTGACGCACGACCCCAAGCTCGACGACATGGCGCTGCTGGAGGCGCTGAAGTCGCCCGCCTTCTACGTCGGCGCGCTCGGCTCGCGCGCCAACAGCGCGCGCCGGCGCGAACGGCTGCGCCAGCATTTCGACCTGTCGGACGCCGAGGTGGCGCGCCTGCACGGGCCGGTGGGCCTGCCGATCGGCAGCCGCACGCCGCCGGAAATCGCCGTGTCGATCCTGGCCGAGATGACGGCCGCCAAGAACGGCGTGCCCGCCGCCGCCCCCGCAACCGAGGCGCCCGCGGCCGATCGCGCGGGCTGCCGGGTCGACTGA
- a CDS encoding nucleotidyltransferase family protein gives MEATAPLVGILLAAGSGSRFGSDKLLHPLPDALPMAIAAARRLRPACDRAVAVVRPDGGRLAEWLVDEGYEVVTRAAVRDGMGHSLAAGVGAAADAAGWLVALADMPFIDPASHARVAQALRGGARIVVPEYRGRNGHPVGFAREWGSRLAALAGDQGARRIVAAFPEAVVRCALDDPGIVRDVDRPADLCERTWEHNAAHPG, from the coding sequence ATGGAAGCGACCGCCCCCCTCGTCGGCATCCTGCTGGCCGCCGGCAGCGGCAGCCGCTTCGGCAGCGACAAACTGCTGCATCCGCTGCCCGACGCGCTGCCGATGGCCATCGCCGCCGCGCGCCGCCTGCGCCCGGCCTGCGACCGTGCGGTGGCCGTGGTGCGCCCCGACGGCGGCCGGCTGGCGGAATGGCTGGTCGACGAAGGCTACGAGGTGGTGACGCGTGCCGCGGTGCGCGACGGCATGGGCCACAGCCTCGCCGCAGGCGTCGGCGCGGCGGCCGATGCGGCGGGCTGGCTCGTCGCGCTGGCCGACATGCCTTTCATCGATCCGGCGAGCCACGCGCGGGTCGCGCAGGCGCTGCGCGGGGGCGCCCGCATCGTGGTGCCCGAGTACCGGGGCCGGAACGGGCATCCGGTCGGTTTCGCGCGCGAATGGGGCAGCCGGCTCGCGGCCCTCGCGGGCGACCAGGGCGCGCGGCGCATCGTGGCGGCGTTTCCGGAGGCGGTCGTGCGCTGCGCGCTGGACGATCCCGGCATCGTCCGCGACGTCGACCGCCCGGCCGACCTGTGCGAGCGGACATGGGAGCACAATGCGGCGCATCCGGGCTGA
- a CDS encoding xanthine dehydrogenase family protein molybdopterin-binding subunit yields MTTIENLSRRRFMQGGAGLTLGFCLPALAAPAAGPGKAGAGVVAPITFEPNAFLRIGPDNSVTVISKHLEMGQGTYTGLATILADELDANWKTVRVEGAPADASRYNNLFWGKAQGTGGSTAIANSWEQLRRAGAAGRAMLVAAAAKQWNVPAAEIAVRDGVVSHAKSKRRATFGQLADAAAKEPVPTHVTLKDPKDFRLIGKQVKRKDSFDKTNGQARFTQDVQLPGMLVAVVTHPPRFGARVKSFDAGRAKAVKGVVDVVQIPQGVAVLATDTWSAKKGRDALAVSWDESGAFKLGSEELFARYREMAKKPGLVAHQNGDAERAFGQAAKVVRASYDFPYLAHAPMEPLNCVIHLHDGGCEVWNGEQSQTGDQYALARFFGIKPERVTIHMLYAGGSFGRRASKDSDYVLEAAHIVKAIGGRAPVKLVWMREDDMRAGYYRPLFHHALEAAIDGNGKLVGWRHRLVGQSIMAGSPFAAGMIKDGIDLVSVEGAANLPYAIPNMTVDLHTPEDIPVPVLWWRSVGSSHTAYSTETFVDQVATAIGRDPVAFRVELLAGHPRHAGVLLLAAEKAGWGTPLKPGKAGERRGRGVAVHESFNSYVAEVAEVTVARDGAIRVDRMVCAVDCGIAVNPDVVRAQVEGAVGFALSAALRGEITLDAGRVVQGNFDTYPPLRIAEMPVVEVHIVPSGAAPTGIGEPGVPPAAPAVANAIAAATGKRLTRMPFNPAELAA; encoded by the coding sequence ATGACGACGATCGAAAACCTCAGCCGCCGCCGTTTCATGCAGGGCGGCGCCGGACTCACGCTCGGCTTCTGCCTGCCTGCGCTGGCCGCCCCGGCAGCCGGCCCGGGCAAGGCGGGCGCCGGCGTGGTCGCGCCGATCACGTTCGAGCCCAATGCCTTCCTGCGCATCGGCCCCGACAACAGCGTGACCGTGATCTCCAAGCACCTGGAAATGGGCCAGGGCACCTACACGGGGCTGGCGACGATCCTCGCCGACGAGCTCGACGCCAACTGGAAGACCGTGCGCGTCGAGGGCGCGCCGGCCGACGCCAGCCGCTACAACAACCTGTTCTGGGGCAAGGCGCAGGGCACCGGCGGCAGCACCGCGATCGCCAATTCGTGGGAGCAGCTGCGCCGCGCCGGCGCCGCCGGCCGCGCCATGCTGGTCGCCGCCGCGGCGAAGCAGTGGAACGTGCCGGCCGCCGAGATCGCGGTGCGCGACGGCGTGGTGAGCCATGCGAAGTCGAAGCGCCGCGCGACGTTCGGCCAGCTCGCCGATGCGGCGGCCAAGGAGCCGGTGCCGACGCACGTCACGCTCAAGGACCCGAAGGATTTCCGCCTGATCGGCAAGCAGGTCAAGCGCAAGGACAGCTTCGACAAGACCAACGGCCAGGCGCGCTTCACCCAGGACGTGCAGCTGCCGGGCATGCTGGTCGCCGTGGTGACGCACCCGCCGCGCTTCGGCGCCAGGGTCAAATCCTTCGACGCCGGCCGCGCCAAGGCGGTCAAGGGCGTGGTCGACGTGGTGCAGATCCCGCAGGGCGTCGCCGTGCTCGCCACCGACACCTGGAGCGCCAAGAAGGGCCGCGACGCGCTGGCGGTGAGCTGGGACGAGAGCGGCGCCTTCAAGCTCGGCAGCGAGGAACTCTTCGCGCGCTACCGCGAGATGGCGAAGAAGCCCGGCCTCGTGGCGCACCAGAACGGCGACGCCGAGCGCGCCTTCGGCCAGGCGGCCAAGGTCGTGCGCGCGAGCTACGACTTCCCCTACCTGGCGCACGCGCCGATGGAGCCGCTCAACTGCGTGATCCATCTGCACGACGGCGGCTGCGAGGTGTGGAACGGCGAGCAGAGCCAGACCGGCGACCAGTACGCGCTGGCGCGCTTCTTCGGCATCAAGCCGGAGCGGGTCACGATCCACATGCTCTACGCCGGCGGCAGCTTCGGCCGCCGCGCCTCCAAGGATTCCGACTACGTACTCGAGGCCGCCCACATCGTCAAGGCGATCGGCGGCCGCGCGCCGGTGAAGCTGGTGTGGATGCGCGAGGACGACATGCGCGCCGGCTACTACCGGCCGCTGTTCCACCACGCGCTCGAGGCCGCGATCGACGGCAACGGCAAGCTCGTGGGCTGGCGCCATCGGCTGGTCGGCCAGTCGATCATGGCGGGCTCGCCCTTCGCCGCCGGCATGATCAAGGACGGCATCGACCTCGTCTCGGTCGAGGGCGCGGCCAACCTGCCCTATGCGATTCCCAACATGACGGTCGACCTGCACACGCCCGAGGACATCCCGGTGCCGGTGCTGTGGTGGCGCTCGGTCGGCTCGTCGCACACGGCGTATTCGACCGAGACCTTCGTCGACCAGGTGGCGACGGCGATCGGCCGCGACCCGGTGGCCTTCCGCGTCGAACTGCTCGCCGGGCATCCGCGCCACGCCGGCGTGCTGCTGCTCGCCGCCGAGAAGGCCGGCTGGGGCACGCCGCTCAAGCCGGGCAAGGCCGGTGAGCGGCGCGGCCGCGGCGTCGCGGTGCACGAGTCGTTCAATTCCTATGTCGCCGAGGTGGCCGAGGTGACCGTGGCCCGCGACGGTGCCATCCGGGTCGACCGCATGGTCTGCGCGGTCGACTGCGGCATCGCGGTCAACCCGGACGTCGTGCGCGCGCAGGTCGAGGGCGCGGTCGGCTTCGCGCTGTCGGCCGCGCTGCGCGGCGAGATCACGCTCGACGCGGGCCGCGTCGTGCAGGGCAACTTCGACACCTACCCGCCGCTGCGCATCGCCGAGATGCCCGTGGTCGAGGTGCACATCGTGCCCTCCGGCGCGGCGCCGACCGGCATCGGCGAGCCCGGCGTGCCGCCTGCCGCGCCGGCGGTGGCCAACGCCATCGCCGCCGCCACCGGCAAGCGCCTGACGCGCATGCCCTTCAACCCCGCCGAGCTGGCCGCCTGA
- a CDS encoding type ISP restriction/modification enzyme, with protein MSQLLINKYLGELATLKKVSGTHRESVVREAFKDLLKAWGRSLDLTFIPEYELETRTKERRYVDGALLHTLRVPFGYWEAKDEKDDLDAEIAHKFKRGYPKTNILFDDSKQVVLIQHGEEVMRCGVEDVVQLEKLLKLFFGYERPEIEAFRKAVEQFKVDLPAVLESLRAMIEASLKTQAAFRTASEDFLKHAQEAINPNLTEADVREMLIQHILTGEVFQAVFPGTNYHEDNNIACALHKLEATFFTGNTKHQTLKGLAAYYGAIRKAAAEIDTHHEKQAFLKAIYENFYKVYNPKAADRLGVVYTPNEIVRFMIESADWLCEHHFKRSLVDKDVHILDPATGTGTFVCELIEHFRGQPAKLRHKYRHELHANEVAILPYYVANLNIEATYAQVMGEYQEFHGLCFVDTLDNTYALRKHAGHMDDLFGSVSDDNVKRIRIQNSRRISVIIGNPPYNANQLNENENNKNREYPEIDKRIKDTYIAASTAQKTKVYDMYSRFFRWAADRLDENGVLAFITNRSFIDSRTFDGFRAIAAKEFNEIRIVDLGGDVRANPKLSGTTHNVFGIQTGVAISFMVKRAKQKGCRIFYARRPEMETAEEKLTFLHNARIRDVAFDEVVPDAKHNWVNLASNDFTDLLPLITKEAKLASKSSQERAIFKVFSLGVSTSRDEWVYGENEAEVRAKTAFLIDIYNLDVQRAKDRKKALDASELTYEIKWTRAVKSDLAAGVQYQRTQGTVVCCTYRPFIKKALHFNGRLIEVQYQQTKLFGEHGNAPNRVIAFTDAGSQKPFMALVCENVFDYHFVGAAAAASGLPLYRYEGGQRIENVTDWGLNKFKEHYKPETGTGKLARKITKEAIFHYCYAVLHDPVYREKYAQNLKREFPRIPFYPGFWRWADWGRALMDLHIGYEAVEPWALTRTDIPDEKARAAGQSPKAMLKADKDAGRIQLDSETTLSDIPPEAWDYKLGNRSALEWILDQYKEKKPKDPTIREKFDSYRFAAYKDKVIDLLMRVTTVSVRTVEITRQMQEAAR; from the coding sequence TTGAGCCAGCTGCTGATCAACAAATACCTCGGCGAACTCGCCACGCTGAAGAAGGTATCCGGCACGCACCGCGAATCCGTGGTGCGCGAGGCGTTCAAGGATTTGCTCAAGGCCTGGGGCCGCTCGCTCGATCTTACCTTCATCCCCGAATACGAACTCGAAACCAGGACCAAGGAGCGCCGCTATGTCGACGGCGCCTTGCTCCACACGCTGCGCGTGCCCTTCGGCTACTGGGAAGCCAAGGACGAGAAGGACGACCTCGACGCCGAGATCGCCCACAAGTTCAAGCGCGGCTATCCCAAGACCAACATCCTTTTCGACGACTCCAAGCAGGTGGTGCTGATCCAGCACGGCGAGGAAGTCATGCGCTGCGGCGTCGAGGACGTGGTGCAACTGGAAAAGCTGCTCAAGCTCTTCTTCGGCTACGAGCGCCCGGAGATCGAAGCCTTCCGCAAGGCCGTCGAGCAATTCAAGGTGGACCTGCCGGCCGTGCTCGAATCGCTGCGGGCGATGATCGAGGCGTCGCTGAAGACGCAAGCCGCCTTCCGCACCGCATCGGAAGACTTCCTCAAGCACGCGCAGGAAGCGATCAACCCGAATCTCACCGAAGCCGACGTGCGCGAAATGCTGATCCAGCACATCCTCACCGGCGAGGTGTTCCAGGCGGTGTTCCCCGGCACCAACTACCACGAGGACAACAACATCGCCTGCGCGCTGCACAAGCTCGAAGCGACCTTTTTCACCGGCAACACCAAGCACCAGACGCTCAAGGGCCTGGCCGCGTATTACGGCGCCATCCGCAAGGCCGCCGCCGAGATCGACACCCACCACGAGAAACAGGCCTTCCTCAAGGCCATCTACGAGAACTTCTACAAGGTCTACAACCCCAAGGCCGCCGACCGCCTGGGCGTGGTGTACACGCCCAACGAAATCGTACGCTTCATGATCGAAAGCGCCGACTGGCTGTGCGAGCACCATTTCAAGCGCAGCCTCGTCGACAAGGACGTGCACATCCTCGACCCGGCCACCGGCACCGGCACCTTCGTTTGCGAACTGATCGAGCACTTCCGCGGCCAGCCCGCCAAGCTCAGGCACAAGTACCGGCACGAACTGCATGCCAACGAAGTCGCGATCCTGCCGTACTACGTCGCCAACCTGAACATCGAGGCGACCTATGCGCAGGTCATGGGCGAATACCAGGAATTCCACGGCCTGTGCTTCGTCGACACGCTCGACAACACCTACGCGCTGCGCAAGCACGCCGGCCACATGGACGACCTGTTCGGCTCGGTGTCGGACGACAACGTCAAGCGCATCCGCATCCAGAACAGCCGCCGCATCAGCGTCATCATCGGCAACCCGCCCTACAACGCCAACCAGCTCAACGAGAACGAGAACAACAAGAACCGCGAATACCCCGAGATCGACAAGCGCATCAAGGACACCTACATCGCCGCCAGCACCGCGCAGAAGACCAAGGTCTACGACATGTATTCGCGCTTCTTCCGCTGGGCGGCCGACCGGCTGGACGAAAACGGCGTGCTCGCCTTCATCACCAACCGCAGCTTCATCGACAGCCGCACCTTCGACGGCTTCCGCGCCATCGCCGCCAAGGAGTTCAACGAAATCCGCATCGTCGACCTCGGCGGCGACGTGCGCGCGAATCCGAAACTATCCGGCACGACCCACAACGTGTTCGGCATCCAGACCGGCGTCGCCATCAGCTTCATGGTCAAGCGCGCCAAGCAGAAGGGCTGCCGGATTTTCTACGCGCGGCGGCCGGAGATGGAGACGGCCGAGGAAAAACTAACCTTCTTGCACAACGCTCGCATCCGCGACGTGGCGTTCGACGAGGTGGTGCCGGACGCAAAGCATAACTGGGTCAATCTGGCCAGTAATGATTTCACCGATCTGTTGCCGTTGATCACCAAAGAAGCAAAGCTCGCCTCGAAGTCGTCACAGGAAAGGGCTATTTTCAAAGTCTTCTCGCTCGGCGTATCTACTAGTCGCGACGAGTGGGTGTACGGAGAGAACGAGGCAGAGGTTCGTGCGAAAACTGCGTTTTTAATTGATATCTACAACCTCGATGTTCAGCGAGCAAAGGACCGAAAGAAGGCGTTGGATGCTTCTGAACTGACGTACGAGATTAAGTGGACACGCGCGGTTAAGAGCGATCTTGCCGCCGGAGTTCAATATCAGCGCACACAGGGTACCGTTGTTTGCTGCACATACCGGCCTTTCATAAAGAAGGCATTGCACTTCAATGGTCGCCTGATTGAAGTGCAGTATCAGCAGACCAAACTGTTTGGTGAGCACGGCAACGCGCCTAACCGAGTAATAGCCTTTACCGACGCCGGTTCACAGAAGCCATTCATGGCGTTGGTGTGCGAAAACGTATTCGATTATCACTTTGTTGGCGCAGCTGCCGCTGCGTCCGGGCTTCCCTTGTACAGGTATGAGGGGGGCCAGCGGATCGAGAACGTAACAGACTGGGGCTTAAACAAATTCAAAGAACACTACAAGCCCGAAACCGGCACAGGCAAACTCGCCCGCAAGATCACGAAGGAGGCGATTTTCCACTACTGCTACGCGGTGCTGCACGATCCCGTCTACCGCGAGAAGTACGCGCAGAACCTGAAGCGCGAATTCCCCCGCATCCCCTTCTACCCCGGCTTCTGGCGCTGGGCCGACTGGGGCAGGGCGCTGATGGACCTGCATATCGGCTACGAGGCCGTCGAACCCTGGGCGCTGACGCGCACCGACATCCCCGACGAGAAGGCCCGCGCCGCCGGCCAGTCGCCCAAGGCGATGCTCAAGGCCGACAAGGACGCCGGCCGCATCCAGCTCGACAGCGAAACCACGCTGTCCGACATTCCGCCCGAAGCCTGGGACTACAAGCTCGGCAACCGCTCGGCGCTGGAATGGATACTCGACCAGTACAAGGAAAAGAAACCCAAGGACCCGACCATCCGCGAGAAATTCGACAGCTACCGCTTCGCTGCTTACAAGGACAAGGTGATCGACCTGTTGATGCGCGTGACGACGGTGAGCGTGCGGACGGTCGAGATCACGCGGCAGATGCAGGAGGCCGCGCGATGA
- a CDS encoding L,D-transpeptidase family protein, which produces MRMVLQGWVALLAVVVAVCPAVARAGDGAAWILVDTGALTLTVFSPENRVLARFRNISIGSGGVADAHRRGDETTPRGTFRVSWVDRESRFGIFYGLDYPSAAVARLAYLEGTIDGAEFDAIMAARQRHRVPPQNTALGGQLGIHGVGRGDPDVQQAVNWTDGCIALTNRDMRRLGRWIRIGTRVVVR; this is translated from the coding sequence ATGAGGATGGTCTTGCAGGGGTGGGTCGCCTTGCTCGCGGTGGTCGTCGCGGTGTGTCCCGCCGTCGCGCGGGCCGGCGACGGCGCCGCGTGGATCCTGGTCGACACCGGGGCGCTGACCCTGACCGTATTCTCCCCCGAAAACCGGGTTCTCGCGCGCTTCCGGAACATTTCGATCGGCAGCGGCGGGGTGGCGGACGCGCATCGGCGTGGCGACGAAACCACGCCGCGTGGCACCTTCCGTGTCTCCTGGGTCGACCGCGAGAGCCGCTTCGGCATCTTCTACGGGCTCGACTACCCGTCGGCGGCCGTCGCCCGCCTGGCCTATCTCGAGGGCACCATCGACGGGGCCGAGTTCGACGCCATCATGGCCGCGCGGCAGCGTCATCGCGTGCCACCGCAGAACACCGCGCTCGGGGGGCAGCTGGGGATACACGGGGTCGGCCGGGGCGATCCGGACGTCCAGCAGGCGGTCAACTGGACCGACGGCTGCATCGCGCTCACCAATCGCGACATGCGGCGGCTCGGGCGCTGGATCCGCATCGGCACGCGGGTGGTGGTGCGCTAG